The following proteins are encoded in a genomic region of Pseudorca crassidens isolate mPseCra1 chromosome 1, mPseCra1.hap1, whole genome shotgun sequence:
- the LOC137229015 gene encoding granzyme B-like — protein sequence MQPLLFLLLLAFSLPPRAKAGEIIGGHEVKPHSRPYMAFLQIWDQDDQKRCGGFLIREDFVLTAAHCWGSSVNVTLGAHNIKDRERTQQVIPVRRAIPHPGYNEKNYSNDIMLLKLERKVKQTAAVRPLSLPRGKARVKPGRVCSVAGWGQVALGTYSDTLQEVKLTIQKDQKCELYLHNYYNNAIQLCVGDPKENKASFKGDSGGPLVCNNVAQGIVSYGQKNGSPPRACTKVSSFLPWIKKTMKSL from the exons ATGCAGCCACTCCTGTTCCTGCTCCTGTTGGCCTTTTCACTGCCCCCCAGGGCAAAAGCTG GGGAGATCATCGGGGGCCATGAGGTCAAGCCCCACTCCCGCCCCTACATGGCATTTCTTCAGATCTGGGACCAGGATGATCAAAAAAGGTGCGGTGGGTTCCTGATTCGAGAGGACTTTGTGCTGACAGCCGCTCACTGCTGGGGAAG CTCAGTCAACGTCACCCTGGGGGCCCACAACATCAAGGATCGGGAGAGGACCCAGCAGGTCATCCCGGTGAGAAGAGCCATCCCCCACCCAGGCTATAATGAAAAGAACTACTCCAATGACATCATGTTACTAAAG CTGGAGAGAAAGGTCAAGCAGACTGCAGCCGTGAGACCCCTCAGCCTGCCCAGGGGCAAGGCCCGGGTGAAGCCAGGACGGGTGTGCAGTGTAGCCGGCTGGGGGCAGGTCGCTCTGGGCACGTACTCAGACACACTGCAGGAGGTAAAGCTGACCATACAGAAGGATCAAAAGTGTGAACTCTACTTACACAATTATTACAACAATGCCATTCAGCTGTGTGTGGGGGACCCGAAGGAAAACAAAGCTTCCTTTAAG GGGGACTCCGGGGGCCCTCTGGTGTGTAACAATGTGGCCCAGGGCATTGTCTCCTATGGACAGAAAAATGGGTCACCTCCACGGGCCTGCACCAAAGTCTCAAGTTTCCTGCCCTGGATAAAGAAAACCATGAAAAGCCTCTGA
- the LOC137218430 gene encoding LOW QUALITY PROTEIN: mast cell protease 3-like (The sequence of the model RefSeq protein was modified relative to this genomic sequence to represent the inferred CDS: inserted 2 bases in 1 codon; deleted 2 bases in 1 codon), with product MIKTFNKVGIKRTCLNIIKAIYDKPTANIIFNDEKLKAFPLRQNHQGHEAKPHCHPCMAFLEYHASEKSFISGGLLVHEDFMLTAAHCWGSSINVTLRDHNIYQQERTQQVILVRRAIPHPGYDHNKWVNAIMLLQLRRKAYLTAAVSPIRLPWRRELVKPGMVCSVAGWGHLGMNNPMAEKLQAVDLEVQRGEECISCYKDYNTTTQICXGNPRKRKGSFLGASGGPLVCNGMAQGIVSFGEENGTPPNVYTRVSSLLYWIQKTMSDYKLQGPD from the exons atgataaaaactttcaacaaagttGGTATAAAGCGAACatgtctcaacataataaaggccatttatgacaaacccacagctaacatcatattcaacgatgaaaagctgaaagcttttcctctaag GCAAAATCATCAGGGCCATGAGGCCAAGCCTCACTGTCATCCCTGCATGGCGTTTCTTGAGTACCATGCTTCAGAGAAAAGTTTCATCTCT GGGGGTCTCCTTGTGCATGAGGACTTCATGCTGACAGCAGCTCACTGCTGGGGAAG CTCAATCAACGTCACCCTGAGGGACCACAACATCTACCAGCAGGAGAGGACCCAGCAGGTCATCCTAGTGAGAAGAGCCATCCCCCACCCAGGCTATGATCATAATAAGTGGGTCAATGCTATCATGTTACTGCAG CTGAGGAGGAAGGCCTACCTGACCGCCGCTGTGAGCCCCATCAGGCTGCCCTGGAGGAGGGAGCTGGTGAAGCCAGGGATGGTGTGCAGTGTGGCCGGCTGGGGGCACCTGGGCATGAACAATCCCATGGCAGAGAAACTGCAGGCGGTAGACCTTGAAGTCCAAAGGGGTGAGGAATGCATCTCTTGCTACAAAGATTACAACACCACTACCCAGATATG AGGGAACCCAAGAAAGAGGAAGGGTTCTTTTTTG GGCGCCTCTGGGGGCCCCCTTGTGTGTAACGGCATGGCCCAGGGCATCGTCTCCTTTGGAGAAGAGAATGGGACACCTCCAAATGTCTACACCAGAGTCTCGAGCCTTCTGTACTGGATCCAAAAAACAATGAGCGACTATAAACTGCAGGGACCAGACTAA
- the GZMH gene encoding granzyme H, protein MQPLLLLMAFLLPTGLGLPFLSEEIIGGHEAKPHSRPYMVLVQFLDKESWKRCGGVLVQKDFVLTAAHCRGSLINVTLGAHNIKKQERTQQMIPVRRAVPHPDYDPKSYSNDIMLLQLERKAKGTAAVRPLSLPRREVRVKPGKACSVAGWGQVAVGTQTTTLQEAELTLQEDPVCKSLFPGYYSQATQICVGDPRKVKTVFKGDSGGPLVCKNVCKNVIQGIFSYGKSTGTSPGVFTKVSHFLPWLKRTMKRLEQQLETDLFLC, encoded by the exons ATGCAGCCTCTCCTGCTCCTGATGGCCTTTCTTCTGCCCACCGGGCTGGGACTG CCTTTTCTTTCAGAGGAGATCATCGGGGGCCACGAGGCCAAGCCCCACTCCCGTCCCTACATGGTGCTTGTTCAGTTTCTGGATAAGGAGAGTTGGAAGAGGTGCGGCGGTGTCCTCGTGCAAAAGGACTTTGTTCTGACGGCTGCTCACTGCAGAGGAAG TTTAATCAACGTCACCCTGGGGGCCCACAACATCAAGAAACAGGAGAGGACCCAGCAGATGATCCCAGTGAGACGAGCCGTCCCCCACCCAGACTATGATCCTAAGAGCTACTCCAATGACATCATGTTACTGCAG CTGGAGAGAAAGGCCAAGGGGACTGCAGCTGTGAGACCCCTCAGCCTGCCCAGGCGCGAGGTCCGGGTGAAGCCAGGAAAGGCGTGCAGTGTGGCCGGCTGGGGGCAGGTGGCCGTGGGCACTCAAACCACCACCCTGCAGGAGGCAGAGCTGACGTTGCAGGAGGATCCAGTGTGCAAATCCCTCTTCCCAGGCTATTACAGCCAGGCCACCCAGATTTGCGTGGGGGACCCGAGGAAGGTGAAGACTGTCTTCAAG GGTGACTCCGGCGGGCCCCTCGTGTGCAAAAACGTGTGCAAAAACGTGATCCAGGGTATTTTCTCCTATGGAAAATCAACCGGGACATCTCCAGGAGTCTTCACCAAGGTCTCACACTTCCTGCCCTGGTTAAAGAGAACAATGAAGCGCCTCGAACAGCAGCTTGAGACTGACCTTTTTCTCTGCTGA